In Bacillus marinisedimentorum, the sequence CATTTGCTCTCAAGATCCGTCATATTATAGCCGGCATTCCGGGAAACCATCCCGGCGAGCAGCGCCCAGCGGATTTCTGGATTACGGGAATAGTACCGCTCATACGCTTTTGTCCTGGTAATATTATCAATGTTTTTACGGTCTGTCATTTTTTTTACTATTTGTATGATTTCTTTATTATCTGCTGTCACACGTCCTCCCTCCATCCGGCCGGTTTTTGTTATACAGATAGTATTCGTTTAACGGAGACTGCTATACCAGCCTCCTCAGACAGGGAAAAATTTGGGCTGATATGATAAAATAAGAAAGTCTGCAATCAATTCAGGCAAGAAAAGAGGTGTTTACCTTGGCTATTCGTTACCCCAATGGAAAAGCCTATCAGCCTTCGGAGCCAAATGGAGAGCGGCATACCGGAGGCAGTAAAATGAAGACGTACGGAAACCGGGGGATGACACTCGAAGAAGATATTAATGCTTCGAATATTTATTACCGGGAACACAGGGTCGCGGTCATCCACAAAAAACCGACCCCGGTGCAGATCGTCAACGTTGATTATCCTAAAAGAAGTGCCGCTGTCATAAAAGAGGCCTATTTCAAACAAGCATCAACAACTGACTATAACGGAGTTTATCAGGGGAAGTATATCGATTTCGAAGCAAAGGAAACGAGGAATAAAACTTCATTTCCGCTTAAGAATTTCCATGAACACCAGATTGCCCATATGAAAGAAGTGAAAGCACAGGACGGCATCTGTTTTTTGCTGTTGCGCTTCGCATCTATTGACGAAGTGTATCTTCTTGATGCGGCACATCTATTTGTTTACTGGGACGTGCAGGAAAAAGGAGGCCGAAAATCCATTCCAAAAAAAGATATTGAAAAATATGGATATCATATTCCGCTTGGTTTTCATCCACGCATTGATTATTTGAAAGCTGTCAATGAATTGTATTTTTCTGACTGAAAGGCAGATGACATAAAATGAAAAACGATTACAACTCAAGACAAGAACGAAAGAAGGCAACAAAACCTGCAAAGAAGCCGCGGAAAAAACGCGGGCTTTTCAAGAAAACCATTATTGCCCTGCTGCTGCTTGGATTGGTCGGCATCATTGCAGGCGGAGTCACATTTTTTGCAATGATCCAGGATGCCCCTGACCTTGATGAGACCCTGCTCCAGGACCCGCTCGCTTCCCAGCTATTCGATGCGAACGGGGAAGTATTCAGGGAGCTCGGAAAGCAGAACCGCGAAAAGGTGGACTATAATGAAGTCCCTGATGTCGTTAAAGATGCATTCATAGCGGTCGAGGATGTCCGCTTCTTCGAGCATTTTGGTATTGATTTCAGGCGAATCGGCGGAGCCGTGCTCGCCAATATAAATGAAGGGTTTGGCGCTGAGGGCGCCAGCACCATCACTCAGCAGGTTGTGAAAAATTCCTTCCTCTCCCCTGAAAAGTCGATCTCGAGGAAGGTACAGGAGCAATGGCTTGCCATAAAGCTCGAACAAAAATATTCCAAAGAACAAATATTTGAAATGTACTTGAACAAAATTTTCTTTTCTGAAGGGGCATACGGAGTAGCAAAGGCAGCTGAGGAATATTACGGAAAAGAGCTGAAAGACCTTGAGCTCCATGAAGCGGCAATGATTGCCGGCCTGCCGCAGAGCCCGAACCGCTATAACCCTTTCCGGCATCCTGAAGCTGCCGAAAAACGGCGAAACATCGTCCTTACTTTAATGGAAAAACACGGATTTGTCAGCAGCGAGGAGGCAGAAGCTGCCAAAAAGACGCCCATACAAAGCACCCTGGTCCAGAATAAACAGGAAGATGAAAAATACGGGTCATTTGTTGACCTTGTCATCGATGAGATTGAAGCGAATGAAGATCTATTCGGTGACGTGAATGTGTATACAGCAGGTTTGAAAGTATATACGACGCTTGACCCGAACGCCCAGTCATATATGGAAGAAATGCTGAATGGCAATGAAATCATCAATTATCCTAATGATAAAGTCCAGGCTGGCGTCGTGCTGCTTGATACCCAGACCGGTGAAGTCCGCGCTGTCGGCGATGGCCGCAACCGCAACGTCTCCAGAGGCATCAACCTTGCCTATGACCTGAACAGGCAGCCGGGTTCCACAATAAAACCGATTCTTGATTACGGCCCGGCGATTGAGCATATGAAATGGTCGACTTATCATCAAATTGTCGATGAGCCTTACAAGTATTCAAACGGGGAAAAAGTCGGAAACTGGGATGACAGGCATTTGGGGCAGATGTCAATCCGTACGGCACTCGAACAATCTCGAAACATACCCGCAGTAAAAACATTCCAGGAAGTCGGAGCCGAGCGTGCCGGTGAGTTCGCACATAAACTCGGCATCGATGACTTGCGGGATGTTCCCTATGAATCCAGTGCAATCGGCGGTTTTGACGGAACATCGCCCCTTGAAATGGCGGGTGCCTACAGTGCATTCGGGAATGGCGGTGTTTATAATACCCCGCATGCTGTCACAAAAGTCGTTTTCCCGGATGGCCGGGAAGTCAAACTTGCCCCTGAGCCGGAAGTTGTCATGCATGACTATACGGCATATATGATTACGGATATGCTGAAAGGTGTGGTCAGGAACGGTACTGGTTCCGCTGTCGGCAGAAAGGTCGGCCGCTTGCCTGTTGCCGGCAAGACCGGAACGACGAATAATTACCGGGACAGCTGGTTCGTCGGCTATACGACAAAGTATACTGCAGCGGTCTGGACCGGCTATGAAGGCAAGGGCAACCTTGAAACATCCGCTGAAAAAGGCCTTGCAAAAGACATTTTCTCAAAAATAATGAACGAAGCATCAAAAGACGTGAAAACGGCTGATTTCAAGATGCCGAAGAGTGTCGTTAAAGTCGGCATCGAGAAAGGGTCCAATCCGGCGAAGCTGCCGAGTGATTTCACGCCAAAAGATAAAATCACGTATGAATTGTTTGTAAAAGGCACCACACCAAAAGAAGTATCTGAAAAATATAAGGAGCTCACGCCTCCGCAGAACCTGAAGGCAAAATATGATGAAGAAATGAACCAGGTATTTGTCGAGTGGTCCTATCCGGAAGATGAACGTGAGAACGTATCATTTGAGGTGAAGCTTGCCGTTGATGACGGTGAGTATCAGGAAGTCATGAAAGGCAAAGATACCGCAATCGGAATTGAAAATGTAACGCCAGGCAGCCTTTACAAAATTCAGGTGACCGCTGTAAGTGATGACAGCGACCTCCGCAGCGAGTCAGTCATGGCCCAGATTCAAGTCCCTGAAACCGAAGAAGAAGAACCGTTTCCGGATATCCCCGGAGAAGGTGATGAACAGGATGACGATGAAGGAAACGGCGGGGACGGACAGGATGACGGCAACGGGAACGGCAATGGGAACGGCAATGGGAACGGCGGGGATGATGGCACCGATACCGGGGACGGCGGCGGTGACACCGGAACCGGTGAAGATGATGATCAGGGAGGGGATGATACCGGCACCAATCCCCCTCCCCTCTTAAGCCAATAAAAAAACACAAGGCGTACGTTTAGCTGCTAAATTACCAAAACAGAACAAATGCGCAAGGCGCCCGCTCAGCGGCGTACGTATAAGCGCAGAGAGATGCTCCTTTCCTACCGGAGGGGATGACGATAGCCGCTGGCGACTGGAGCTGGATGATTCCCTTCTGGCTTTTTATCTCCTTAACAATGAAATAAGCACGCTCTGGCCATCCAGAGCGTGCTTATTTTTGCAGTGCAAGCTTTTTATAAAAAAGTTTTTTCGTTTCATCAAACAGCTGTGTCAGCTGAATGAAAGAGTGGTAATGATCGGGACTTTCAAGGATAAAACCAAGCCGTTCCCCGGCGTTGACCGGCTTATGGCCAAGATTTCCGAGTGCTGCCGAAAGATCGGATACTCCGCTTACGGGCAGCCCGTTCGTCCAGAACAGGGACTGCAGATAGCGGGCAGTCCATTTAACCATTTGCGCCCTCGCTTCCTGTTTCCGTTTCTTCTTGAACAGGACGGCAATCCCCTGCCGCTCTTTATCCCAGCAGATGAAAAGATCAGGGACCTCATTTGCCGGATCCTGCCACGGACCTTTGTCACACAAGCCGTTTAGAAAAAGCAATTCGGCCAAAAACGGAGTTTCATCCTGATTTTTTACTGAATCATCCTTGAAAAATGGGGGATGGATAAAAGCCGCGGGAACGTTAAGTTTTTCTGCCATCACGCATTTCCCTTCCGTTTCATCCGCTTCTTGCCTTCCCGACACACGTCTAGAAGCGGGCAAACTTCACATTTCGGCGACTGGGCCTTGCAATGATAACGTCCGAAGAAGATCATGCGGTGGTGTGTCAATCCCCACTCTTCTTCCGGAACTTTACGCATGAGCGTCTCTTCGACCTGAAGTACGCTGTCCTTCCAACGGCAGAATGCAAGGCGCTTGCTAACCCGTTCTACATGGGTATCCACCGCAATCGCCGGTTTGCCGAATGCGACGGACATCACAACATTGGCAGTCTTGCGCCCGACTCCCGGAAGCTTCACCAGCTCTTCCCTTGAATCAGGAACTTGCCGTCCATAATCCTCGATCAGCATTTGAGAAAGATTTCGGATGTTTTTCGCTTTATTTCGGTAAAGACCTATGGATCTGATATCGTTTTCGAGCTCTTCCAGCGGGACTGCCAGATAATCTTCCGGCTCATTATATTTTTTAAAAAGCTCTGCTGTCACTTTATTGACCAGCGCATCAGTGCACTGTGCTGAAAGGACAACAGCGATCAGCAGTTCAAAAGGATTTTTGTGAACGAGTTCGCATTGCGCCACCGGAAACATTTCCCCCATAACATCCAGGCAATAGCGGACTTGTTTCTTATTGAGCATTGTTACCACCCCTCATTGTTCAAGCCAGTTGTAAAACGTCACTTCCCGTTTTCCATCACTATTAACGGGTTCGCCCGCTTCCCTTTTGTTCGTTCCTCTGCGGAACTTCTGGCTGTATGACCTTGCCTGTTCGACTGTATGTATCCGATTCTTCTGCCATTCAAATAAAATTCTGTCGATATAGCGGAAATTCAATTTTCCGGAAACGACGGCTTCGCGTAATGCAGCCTTGATGAGGATAGTATCATGGCCATCCTGATCTACCCACATATTCAGCGTTTCGCATTCAATCGGAGACAGCGGCCGGCCGAATTCCTTTTCAAACAGTGTATAAAGGTTGATTGTCTTTTCTGCCCGGTCCTTTTCCGCCGCTTGTGCATCAGCCGTTTCAAGCTGATAGACGAGCTGCTCCCACAGCGGGCGCAGTGAATACGTCTCAAATCTTACATTCAAATCATCCTTACTTTCATGAATGGCGAGGAGGCCTCTTTGCATGAGCTTCCTCAATAAAGAAGCCGACTCCTCTGCAGAGACAGACATCCGCTCAGAAAGCTCACCCGGTGTCGGAAAAGAGTTGCCGCTTTCAATGAAAATATGAAGATGTATAAGCAGCATGACTTCCGTTTCATTTATATTCAAGCTGCGATAATGTGTAAAAAGCAGTTTCGGCAATGAAACCGGCCCATCCTGTAAAAAATCAATTAATATATCTCTTTTCATCCTGTCCACCTCTCATCCATTATAACATGCCAGCTGGCATCCCCGGTCCCGGCGAAGTAATTATATTTGGCACCCGGACTGGCTTCTTGGTGTGAAAAATCAATGCATGCCCCAACAATACGGCCCCCATATTGTTCAGATGGGGGCCGCATCTCTTTTTATGGATCTTTCGGTTAAACACGGATATTGACTCCTGCTCCAGGCACTCACTCTCCCCTTGCACAGGATGTGCTGCTCCCCGGGTTTGCCACAAGACGGAGCAGACCTTAGAGATGCTCTTCATCTCCATTATGCATCCCTGACGCTGCATACCCCAGGGGCCACCCTCTGGTATGCATCTCCAGCATGATGTTGAATATGCTTCCTCGAACCCTTTAGCTAACGGAGAATATGCGGAGTGAGTTCTGGCAGGCCCGTGCCTTCCTCTCCATCAACATTGTGCTATAACAAATCCTATGGATATAGACGGTTCAAAAGACGCGGGAACGGGATTGTTTCCCGGACATGCTCCACACCTGTAAGCCATGCAACAGTCCGTTCCAAGCCAAGCCCGAAGCCGGAATGAGGAACTGAACCGAATTTGCGGAGTTCAAGATACCATTTGTAAGCGTCACCTGTCAGGCCGTGCTCTTCATAACGCTGTTCCATTAACCCGAGATCATCAATTCGCTGTGATCCGCCTATGATTTCACCGTATCCTTCAGGTGCGATCAAATCCGCACAAAGGACGACTTCTTCCCGCTCCGGATCTGGCTTCATGTAAAACGCTTTGATAGCCGCAGGATATTTCGTAATGAAAACGGGCTTGTCGAAGCTCTCTGCGATTGCCGTTTCATGCGGGGCGCCGAAGTCCTCTCCCCATTCGATATCATCAAACCCTTTATCATGAAGAAGTTCGACCGCTTCATCGTATGTAATGCGCGGGAACGGCGCCTTCACGTTTTCAAGCTTGGCCGTGTCACGGCCAAGAACGTTAAGTTCAAGAGCGCAATTGTTTAAAACGGACTGAACGACATAGCTTACATATTGTTCCTGGACCTGAAGACTGTCCTCATGATCCATGAATGCCATTTCAGGTTCGATCATCCAAAACTCTATGAGATGGCGGCGGGTTTTCGATTTCTCCGCCCTGAAGGTCGGACCGAAAGAAAATACACGGCCGAATGCCATAGCTGCCGCTTCCATATAAAGCTGCCCGCTCTGGGAAAGATAGGCATTCTCATCAAAATACTTTGTATGGAATAACTCTGTCGTTCCCTCTGCTGAACTCCCTGTCAGGATCGGGGGATCGACTTTTATGAAACCTTCGTTATTGAAAAACTCATATGTTGCCCGGATGATTTCATTTCTGACTTTCAAAACTGCATGCTGCCGTTTATGCCGGATCCATAAATGGCGGTTGTCCATCAAAAATTCAGTTCCATGTTTTTTCGGCGTGATCGGATAATCGACCGCTTCATGAATCACTTCAACATCAGTTACCAGCAATTCATAACCGAATGGCGACCTTTCATCTTCCTGGACAGTACCGGTTACATACAGTGATGACTCCTGTGTAAGATTTTTTGCCTTTTGAAAAATCGCTTCATCTACTTCTGCCTTCACCAGAACGCCCTGAATGAAGCCCGTGCCGTCGCGCAATTGCAAAAAGGCGATTTTTCCGCTTGACCGCTTATTCGCGAGCCAGGCCCCGATTGTCACTTCTTTCCCTACGTATTGACTGACCTGTGAAATTGTCGTTTTCACCTGATTCCCTCCAACTCTTCTATGCAATCCTATTATGTACCGGAAACTGTTCATAACAATCATGAAAAAACAGCATTCGGCCGATGCTGAATGCTATTTTTCATGATATGGCGATCAAAAATGCGTGATGTGATAAGTACCATTATACATTTCGACGAAAAGCGCCGTCAACATTGCCGAAAGGCAATATTGACGGGTTCGGTCAGGTAACAGCCTGTCAGCTTCCCCTCGGTTTTAATCCATAAAACGCTTCATGCGGCGCACCGCTTCTTCCAGCTGGTCAAGGGAAGTCGCATAAGAGAGCCTCACATTGTCAGGCGCACCAAAGCCGCTGCCTGGAATGACCGCCACCTTCTCTTCTTCTAGCAATGCTTTCGCCCATGCATCCACATCTTCTAAACCCTTTATTTCTGCCGCTTCCTTCACATTCGGAAATAAATAGAAAGCGCCCTCGGGTTTCACACAGGTGAACCCGGGAATTTCCCGCAGCTGCATATAAATCGTGTCAAGCCTGCTTTCGAAGGCCTTTCTCATTTGCTCGACAGCATCCTGCGGCCCTTCATAAGCGGCAATGGCACCATATTGGCTTACTGACGCCGGATTGGATGTACTGTGGCTTGCCAGATTTGTCATAGCCTTGATAACTGTTTCATTGCCTGCTGCATACCCTATCCTCCACCCAGTCATGCTGTGGGATTTGGATACCCCGTTGATTATGACCGTCTGTGCTTTCAGTTCGGGAGACAGCTGGGCAATTGAAACATGTCTGTTGCCCGCATATACAAGCTTCTCATAAATTTCGTCGGAAACGATAAGAATATCGTGCTCAAGGCATACAGCTCCTATTGCCTCAAGTTCATCAGCTGTATACATCATGCCGGTAGGGTTGCTCGGCGAATTGAGAATAAGTGCTTTCGTTTGGGCCGTAATGGCTTCCCTTACTTGATCCGGTGTGATTTTAAACTGGTTTTCTTCCTTGCCTTCAATAACGGAAGGACTTCCTTCTGCGAGCTTTACCTGTTCCGGATAGCTGACCCAGTACGGGGAAGGAATGATGACTTCATCCCCAGGGTCAAGAATGACCTGGAACAGTGTGTATAACGCATGCTTTGCTCCTGACGTCACAATCAGTTCAGATGGACTATATTCGAGGCCCTGATCATTTTTAAACTTTTCTGCTACCGCTTTCTTCAGGCCGGCCAGTCCTCCTGACGGAGTATACTTCGTCTGGCCTTCTTTCATTGATTGGTATGCCGCTTCAATGATATGGGCGGGTGTATTGAAGTCAGGCTCCCCTGCGCCGAGTCCTACCACATCGTGCCCCTGTTCCTTCAGTTCTTTCGCCTTCATCGTAATGGCCAGTGTAGAGGACGGCGTCAAGTTCGAAACGCGTTTTGCCAATTTCACAATTACTCCCCCTTATAGGTGATCAATGGTACTTAAAGTCTGTATCGTTTTATGAAGGTGCCGTCTTTAAATGCAAGATAATAATAAGATATCCGGTCTTTGCGGTCGATATAGGATACTTCCCAGACAGGAACGTTCTCTTCGATGCCAAGCCGGACATCGATGATTTTCCGCGGGTTGACTTCTTTATTGAAAAAGTCAATCACCTGTCCTTTTGAAATCCCCTCTTTCTCGTAACGGACAATAGGCTCCCCGTCATGATTGTCTGGAATCCAGGCGAACATTCTCTGACCGCTGCCGTCAGTCCCGGAAACAACGTGGTAAGCGGACGTGCCGTGAAAATGTTCAACCTTGCCAACCGACTCCATTTCTGTGTTTTCAAGTGCTACTGAGGAAGCTTCGTCCGCCCTTTCCTTCTCCGGATCCAGCGTTGTCCTGTAAAGATTAACAAGCGAAACGGCTGCAATGGCTAAAACGGCGATCATAATCGCTAATATCCATTTTTTCATATCTTACATCGTCCTTATGTACGGTAAATCGTGAATACAGCTGTTTCCTGGTCTTGTTCATCAAGAGCCAGACCGAACATCAAATCCCTGTCTTTCAGCGTCCTGTTCAGCGCATCCACAATTTTGTATAAATCAGATGAGTTTTTTATCCGGACGGTGGTAAGTTTTTCAATCTTGCTGTTCTTTTCCATGTCATACCCTCCACGAACGAATCTTCATGAGGCCTGCCTTCCATGAATATTCGGGGCAGGCCGTTTCTCATCCATTATATCAGTGTTTTGAAGATTTTAAAGAACTTCCTGTTCATTTTTCCCCGGCATTCCGTACAGGGATTGTAAAAACTTCATAATCATCCATTGTGCACTTAAATGAAACATTGCCGAATCGGCGGGTATGGTATACGTCAATCCACGATTCATACATCCTTTCGACAATTGCCCGGTCCGGCTCCGAGTGTTTTTTTGAAAAGATGACGGCAGATTGCGGGTCGACTTCCTCCATAAAAGGCTGGGTTGTTCCGCTTTCCGCAAAATCAGGTACTTTCAAGACCTCCGCTTTCAGCGGCACACCCGCTTTCATGAGCCTGTCTTCAACTTCCTCCCCGTCAATTCCCATGTAAAGAAAATGATTCTTCCCGTAACGCATTGACAGGATGAGACCCTCCTTATTGTCATTTTCCCCTCCGGCAGCGAGGACTTTGACAACCATTCCGGAAAACAGTTCTTTCAAGTCGCCTTCTTCCCAGGCGTCAAAGCGGTTTTCCCCATAATTGAAACGGGTTTGGAGGCTGTTGATATAAGATGGGGGACCCGCCAATCGCCCGGCGACCTCCTCTGAAATGAGCCAATCCGCATTGCCGGTATACAGCTCATCCGTATTCGTTATGATCAAAAGGTCGATTTTTTTGACGCCGTACATGTCAAGCTGGTGCTTCAGCTCTTTTTTTGTTTTTATACCTCCGCTATTGATGAGGACCGTATGCCCGCCAGCATTCTGAATGAGCGTCGCTTCACCGTTTGATAATTCAAGGAATGTCACGGCAACTTCATTTTGTTGGAGATTCAATTCGATCTTCTCCACTTTTTCAGATTTTGCCGTCCGTTCCGTCAGCAGGAAAATGACTGCCAGCAAAACAGCAGCGATGACTAAAAACTTTTTCATTCTGAACGTCCCTTTCTTTAGCGCAGTATGTTTAGGGTGTCTCAGAACATGAAAAAGTATCACAGCCATTCATCAAGAAAATTGATCAATACGGAAGACGGTTTTTCAATCAACTCGACATCAGGCAGCGATTGCAGGAATACTTTTCCGTATTTCGCCGTAACGAGCCTCCGGTCAAATACAAAAACAGCACCTTTGTCACTCCCAGACCTGATCAGGCGGCCGAACCCCTGCTTGAAGCGAATGACCGCCTGGGGAAGCGTAAATGAGTTGAATGCGCTTTTGCCTGCCAGTCTCAGTGCGCTGGATTTTGCCTGGATCACAGGATTGTCCGGCGGAGCAAACGGAAGCCTTACGATTATTAGACAGCTTAAATCTTCGCCGGGAATGTCTACCCCTTCCCAGAAGCTGCTCGTACCGAATAAAACAGCATTGTCAAATTGCTTGAAGTTTTTTGTAAGGCGCGTCCTTGAGGTGCTGTTTATGCCCTGGCCGATCAGGATCAATTCTTCCGGTGCGGTAAGCCCCTTCACGA encodes:
- a CDS encoding YpmA family protein, translating into MEKNSKIEKLTTVRIKNSSDLYKIVDALNRTLKDRDLMFGLALDEQDQETAVFTIYRT
- a CDS encoding pyridoxal phosphate-dependent aminotransferase, whose protein sequence is MKLAKRVSNLTPSSTLAITMKAKELKEQGHDVVGLGAGEPDFNTPAHIIEAAYQSMKEGQTKYTPSGGLAGLKKAVAEKFKNDQGLEYSPSELIVTSGAKHALYTLFQVILDPGDEVIIPSPYWVSYPEQVKLAEGSPSVIEGKEENQFKITPDQVREAITAQTKALILNSPSNPTGMMYTADELEAIGAVCLEHDILIVSDEIYEKLVYAGNRHVSIAQLSPELKAQTVIINGVSKSHSMTGWRIGYAAGNETVIKAMTNLASHSTSNPASVSQYGAIAAYEGPQDAVEQMRKAFESRLDTIYMQLREIPGFTCVKPEGAFYLFPNVKEAAEIKGLEDVDAWAKALLEEEKVAVIPGSGFGAPDNVRLSYATSLDQLEEAVRRMKRFMD
- the nth gene encoding endonuclease III translates to MLNKKQVRYCLDVMGEMFPVAQCELVHKNPFELLIAVVLSAQCTDALVNKVTAELFKKYNEPEDYLAVPLEELENDIRSIGLYRNKAKNIRNLSQMLIEDYGRQVPDSREELVKLPGVGRKTANVVMSVAFGKPAIAVDTHVERVSKRLAFCRWKDSVLQVEETLMRKVPEEEWGLTHHRMIFFGRYHCKAQSPKCEVCPLLDVCREGKKRMKRKGNA
- the asnS gene encoding asparagine--tRNA ligase; this encodes MKTTISQVSQYVGKEVTIGAWLANKRSSGKIAFLQLRDGTGFIQGVLVKAEVDEAIFQKAKNLTQESSLYVTGTVQEDERSPFGYELLVTDVEVIHEAVDYPITPKKHGTEFLMDNRHLWIRHKRQHAVLKVRNEIIRATYEFFNNEGFIKVDPPILTGSSAEGTTELFHTKYFDENAYLSQSGQLYMEAAAMAFGRVFSFGPTFRAEKSKTRRHLIEFWMIEPEMAFMDHEDSLQVQEQYVSYVVQSVLNNCALELNVLGRDTAKLENVKAPFPRITYDEAVELLHDKGFDDIEWGEDFGAPHETAIAESFDKPVFITKYPAAIKAFYMKPDPEREEVVLCADLIAPEGYGEIIGGSQRIDDLGLMEQRYEEHGLTGDAYKWYLELRKFGSVPHSGFGLGLERTVAWLTGVEHVRETIPFPRLLNRLYP
- a CDS encoding YpoC family protein; the encoded protein is MAEKLNVPAAFIHPPFFKDDSVKNQDETPFLAELLFLNGLCDKGPWQDPANEVPDLFICWDKERQGIAVLFKKKRKQEARAQMVKWTARYLQSLFWTNGLPVSGVSDLSAALGNLGHKPVNAGERLGFILESPDHYHSFIQLTQLFDETKKLFYKKLALQK
- a CDS encoding PBP1A family penicillin-binding protein, translated to MKNDYNSRQERKKATKPAKKPRKKRGLFKKTIIALLLLGLVGIIAGGVTFFAMIQDAPDLDETLLQDPLASQLFDANGEVFRELGKQNREKVDYNEVPDVVKDAFIAVEDVRFFEHFGIDFRRIGGAVLANINEGFGAEGASTITQQVVKNSFLSPEKSISRKVQEQWLAIKLEQKYSKEQIFEMYLNKIFFSEGAYGVAKAAEEYYGKELKDLELHEAAMIAGLPQSPNRYNPFRHPEAAEKRRNIVLTLMEKHGFVSSEEAEAAKKTPIQSTLVQNKQEDEKYGSFVDLVIDEIEANEDLFGDVNVYTAGLKVYTTLDPNAQSYMEEMLNGNEIINYPNDKVQAGVVLLDTQTGEVRAVGDGRNRNVSRGINLAYDLNRQPGSTIKPILDYGPAIEHMKWSTYHQIVDEPYKYSNGEKVGNWDDRHLGQMSIRTALEQSRNIPAVKTFQEVGAERAGEFAHKLGIDDLRDVPYESSAIGGFDGTSPLEMAGAYSAFGNGGVYNTPHAVTKVVFPDGREVKLAPEPEVVMHDYTAYMITDMLKGVVRNGTGSAVGRKVGRLPVAGKTGTTNNYRDSWFVGYTTKYTAAVWTGYEGKGNLETSAEKGLAKDIFSKIMNEASKDVKTADFKMPKSVVKVGIEKGSNPAKLPSDFTPKDKITYELFVKGTTPKEVSEKYKELTPPQNLKAKYDEEMNQVFVEWSYPEDERENVSFEVKLAVDDGEYQEVMKGKDTAIGIENVTPGSLYKIQVTAVSDDSDLRSESVMAQIQVPETEEEEPFPDIPGEGDEQDDDEGNGGDGQDDGNGNGNGNGNGNGGDDGTDTGDGGGDTGTGEDDDQGGDDTGTNPPPLLSQ
- a CDS encoding DUF5590 domain-containing protein, producing the protein MKKWILAIMIAVLAIAAVSLVNLYRTTLDPEKERADEASSVALENTEMESVGKVEHFHGTSAYHVVSGTDGSGQRMFAWIPDNHDGEPIVRYEKEGISKGQVIDFFNKEVNPRKIIDVRLGIEENVPVWEVSYIDRKDRISYYYLAFKDGTFIKRYRL
- a CDS encoding DnaD domain-containing protein — encoded protein: MKRDILIDFLQDGPVSLPKLLFTHYRSLNINETEVMLLIHLHIFIESGNSFPTPGELSERMSVSAEESASLLRKLMQRGLLAIHESKDDLNVRFETYSLRPLWEQLVYQLETADAQAAEKDRAEKTINLYTLFEKEFGRPLSPIECETLNMWVDQDGHDTILIKAALREAVVSGKLNFRYIDRILFEWQKNRIHTVEQARSYSQKFRRGTNKREAGEPVNSDGKREVTFYNWLEQ
- a CDS encoding ComEC/Rec2 family competence protein; protein product: MKKFLVIAAVLLAVIFLLTERTAKSEKVEKIELNLQQNEVAVTFLELSNGEATLIQNAGGHTVLINSGGIKTKKELKHQLDMYGVKKIDLLIITNTDELYTGNADWLISEEVAGRLAGPPSYINSLQTRFNYGENRFDAWEEGDLKELFSGMVVKVLAAGGENDNKEGLILSMRYGKNHFLYMGIDGEEVEDRLMKAGVPLKAEVLKVPDFAESGTTQPFMEEVDPQSAVIFSKKHSEPDRAIVERMYESWIDVYHTRRFGNVSFKCTMDDYEVFTIPVRNAGEK
- the recU gene encoding Holliday junction resolvase RecU, with the translated sequence MAIRYPNGKAYQPSEPNGERHTGGSKMKTYGNRGMTLEEDINASNIYYREHRVAVIHKKPTPVQIVNVDYPKRSAAVIKEAYFKQASTTDYNGVYQGKYIDFEAKETRNKTSFPLKNFHEHQIAHMKEVKAQDGICFLLLRFASIDEVYLLDAAHLFVYWDVQEKGGRKSIPKKDIEKYGYHIPLGFHPRIDYLKAVNELYFSD